A single region of the Ziziphus jujuba cultivar Dongzao chromosome 10, ASM3175591v1 genome encodes:
- the LOC107411471 gene encoding ABC transporter G family member 3 translates to MEEIQSHSDNYRSSSSSASSPASRVPSSNFFYLRKPGSLRQPISFEDSPEWEDTDVEVRVDEGGDSINIATTPASPSLSKLNSGSLPSPPLPEGAVVARKIAGASVVWKDLTVTIKGKRKYSDKVVKSSNGYALPGTMTVIMGPAKSGKSTLLRAIAGRLHHSAKMYGEVFVNGAKSHMPYGSYGFVERETTLIGSLTVREYLYYSALLQLPGFFCQKKSVVEDAIIAMSLSDYANKLIGGHCYMKGLPRGERRRISIARELVMRPHILFIDEPLYHLDSVSALLMMVTLKKLASMGCTLIFTICQSSTEVFGLFDRICLLSNGNTLFFGETLACLQHFSNAGFPCPIMQSPSDHFLRAINTDFDRIIAMCKNWQDDNGDFSSVNMDTAVAIRTLEATYKSSADAAAVETMILRLTDKEGPLLKTKGKASTATRVAVLTWRSLLIMSRDWKYYWLRLILNMVLTLCIGTVFSSLGHSLSSVVTRVAAIFVFVSFTALLSIAGVPTLLKEIKIYASEESNQHSGVLVFLMGQLLSSIPFLFLISISSSLVFYFLIGLRDEFSLLMYFVLNFFMCLLVNEGLMLVVVSLWRDVFWSILTVASIQVVMMLSAGYFRVRSALPRPVWMYPISYIAFHTYSIQGLLENEYLGTSFAVGQVRTISGFQALGSAYEISTDSSSKWENLLVLFLMAVGYRILVFVLVYFLVRKNKSILSIFRCNQDSRSAR, encoded by the exons ATGGAAGAAATACAGTCGCATTCTGATAATTACcggtcatcatcatcttcagcaAGTAGTCCAGCTAGTAGGGTACCCTCGAGTAATTTTTTCTACTTGCGCAAACCTGGTTCACTCAGACAACCCATCTCGTTTGAGGATTCACCAGAATGGGAGGATACTGATGTCGAAGTTAGGGTCGATGAGGGAGGTGATTCGATCAACATTGCCACTACACCAGCCTCCCCTTCACTCTCAAAGCTCAATAGTGGGTCCTTGCCATCCCCACCATTGCCAGAGGGTGCAGTTGTGGCAAGAAAGATTGCTGGGGCTTCagttgtgtggaaagatttgaCAGTCACGATAAAGGGGAAAAGAAAGTACTCTGACAAGGTTGTGAAGAGTTCAAATGGTTATGCATTGCCAGGAACTATGACAGTAATCATGGGTCCTGCCAAATCGGGAAAGTCCACTCTATTAAGGGCTATTGCAG GAAGATTACATCATTCAGCCAAAATGTACGGTGAAGTGTTTGTGAATGGAGCGAAATCACACATGCCTTATGGGTCATAT GGTTTTGTTGAGAGGGAAACCACTCTAATTGGATCCCTTACAGTCCGGGAGTATCTGTACTACTCAGCATTGCTTCAGCTTCCTGGTTTTTTCTGTCAGAAAAAGAGTGTGGTCGAGGATGCCATCATTGCTATGTCACTAAGTGATTATGCAAACAAGCTGATAGGTGGCCACTGCTATATGAAGGGTCTGCCTAGGGGTGAAAGGAGGCGTATTAGTATTGCCAGGGAACTTGTAATGAGGCCTCATATCTTATTTATAGATGAGCCTCTCTATCATCTTGATAG TGTTTCTGCTCTCCTGATGATGGTTACATTGAAGAAACTTGCAAGCATGGGATGTACTCTTATATTTACCATTTGCCAGAGCAGCACTGAAGTATTTGGCCTTTTTGATCGGATTTGTCTGCTTTCAAATGGAAATACTCTGTTTTTTGGAGAAACATTGGCCTGCTTGCAG CACTTCTCAAATGCTGGATTCCCTTGTCCAATTATGCAAAGTCCTTCTGATCACTTTCTACGTGCTATAAATACGGATTTCGACAGGATCATTGCAATGTGCAAAAATTGGCAG GATGACAATGGAGATTTTTCATCGGTGAATATGGATACTGCTGTGGCGATACGCACCCTTGAAGCAACCTATAAATCATCAGCTGATGCAGCTGCAGTTGAAACTATGATTCTTAGACTCACAGATAAG GAAGGTCCACTTCTCAAAACCAAGGGAAAGGCTAGCACTGCGACAAGGGTAGCAGTTTTAACTTGGAgatcattattaatcatgtcAAGGGACTGGAAATACTATTGGCTTCGTCTCATTCTTAATATGGTTCTTACGCTTTGTATTGGTACAGTTTTTTCAAGCTTGGGGCATTCTCTGTCTTCAGTTGTG ACACGAGTTGCggcaatatttgtttttgtatcaTTTACAGCACTTCTGAGCATTGCTGGAGTGCCTACACTATTGAAAGAAATCAAG ATATATGCAAGTGAAGAATCAAATCAGCATTCTGGAGTGTTAGTCTTTCTAATGGGGCAACTTCTATCAAGCATCCCATTCCTCTTTCTGATCTCCATTTCATCAagtcttgtattttatttcctCATAGGATTGAGAGATGAATTCAGCTTGTTGATGTACTTTGTGCTGAATTTCTTCATGTGCCTCTTAGTAAATGAAGGACTAATGCTGGTTGTTGTTTCTTTATGGCGAGATGTTTTCTGGAGCATCCTGACTGTAGCATCGATACAA GTTGTAATGATGCTTTCTGCGGGCTATTTCAGAGTTCGAAGTGCTTTGCCACGACCAGTGTGGATGTATCCAATATCCTACATTGCATTCCATACATACTCTATCCAG GGTCTCCTGGAGAATGAGTACCTGGGGACTTCCTTTGCGGTTGGACAAGTAAGGACCATATCCGGGTTTCAGGCCCTTGGGAGTGCATATGAGATCTCCACAGACAGCAGTTCCAAGTGGGAAAATTTACTGGTCTTGTTTCTTATGGCTGTTGGTTACCGTATTCTCGTAtttgttttggtatattttttggtaaggaaaaataaatccaTACTTAGTATTTTCCGGTGTAATCAGGATTCAAGAAGTGCAAGATGA
- the LOC107411459 gene encoding UDP-glycosyltransferase 86A2, with protein MANNNINIHEKLHAIFIAYPLQGHLIPSVHLAIKLASQGFTITYINTLSVHNQTSKAQSHTAGDKNDDIFASVRKSAGLDIRYTTVSDGLPVDFDRSLNHDTFMAALVHVFSAHVEEVVGDIVGSSSKNTPPVTCLIADTFFVWPSKVAKKFGLLYVSYWTEPALVFTLYYHLHLLRNNGHFACPDVREDSINYIPGIKSIEPKDMTSYLQDSDTSSICHQLIFKAFNDVRGADFVLCNTIQELERDTISALQNDMSFYAIGPIFPIGFAKSSVATSLWSQSDCNHWLNSKPNGSVLYVSFGSYAHLSKQDLVEIANGLSSSNVSFVWVLRPDIVSSDDVDPLPVGFREEVGDRSMIIPWCSQIEVLAHRAIGGFLTHCGWNSILESIRCEVPLLCFPLLTDQFTNRKLVVDDWKVGINLSNETSVNEKEVSDNISRLMGGKLGNDCRKAIKELRMIMDNSLTPNGSSNRNLDQFIKDLKTRTRAA; from the exons ATggctaataataatattaatatccaTGAAAAGCTCCATGCAATTTTCATCGCCTACCCACTTCAAGGCCATTTAATCCCCTCCGTCCACCTGGCCATCAAACTTGCATCGCAAGGCTTCACCATCACCTACATCAACACCCTCTCCGTCCACAATCAAACCTCCAAAGCCCAATCCCACACAGCCGGTGACAAGAACGACGACATCTTCGCCAGCGTGCGCAAATCGGCGGGGCTAGACATACGCTACACCACGGTCTCCGATGGCCTCCCCGTCGACTTTGACCGTTCACTCAACCATGACACGTTCATGGCTGCTTTGGTTCATGTATTCTCCGCTCACGTCGAGGAGGTCGTCGGCGACATCGTCGGGTCATCTTCGAAGAACACCCCACCGGTGACTTGTTTGATCGCCGATACGTTTTTCGTTTGGCCTTCTAAAGTTGCTAAGAAGTTTGGCCTCCTTTATGTTTCTTACTGGACTGAACCTGCTTTGGTTTTCACTCTCTATtaccatcttcaccttcttcgaAACAATGGTCATTTTGCTTGCCCTG ATGTTCGGGAGGACTCCATAAATTATATTCCAGGGATCAAATCCATCGAACCCAAAGACATGACGTCGTATCTCCAAGACTCTGATACGTCATCTATTTGCCACCAGCTCATCTTCAAGGCCTTCAACGACGTTAGAGGAGCAGATTTCGTTCTCTGCAACACCATTCAAGAGCTCGAACGCGATACCATATCCGCCTTGCAAAACGACATGTCGTTCTATGCCATCGGACCCATTTTCCCAATTGGGTTCGCTAAGAGCTCTGTAGCCACGAGCCTCTGGTCCCAGTCCGATTGCAACCACTGGCTCAACAGCAAGCCCAATGGGTCGGTCCTATACGTCTCATTTGGTAGCTACGCCCATTTGAGCAAACAAGACCTTGTAGAAATAGCCAATGGGCTTTCGTCGAGCAATGTTAGTTTTGTTTGGGTGCTTCGGCCCGATATTGTGAGTTCCGACGATGTTGATCCTTTGCCCGTTGGATTTAGAGAAGAGGTTGGTGACCGTTCGATGATCATACCTTGGTGTAGTCAGATCGAGGTGCTGGCCCACCGGGCAATCGGAGGGTTCTTGACGCATTGTGGATGGAACTCGATATTAGAAAGCATTCGGTGTGAAGTGCCGTTGTTATGCTTCCCTTTGCTCACTGATCAGTTTACTAACAGGAAATTAGTGGTGGACGATTGGAAGGTTGGGATTAATTTGAGCAATGAAACGTCGGTCAATGAGAAGGAAGTTTCGGATAATATTAGCCGTCTGATGGGTGGAAAATTAGGGAATGATTGTAGGAAAGCAATCAAGGAGTTGAGGATGATCATGGATAATTCTTTAACGCCTAATGGATCATCAAACAGAAATCTTGACCAGTTTATCAAGGATCTAAAGACCAGGACTCGAGCAGCATAA